The sequence AGCATGCCCCCGGAATCGGCCGCTGGCGAACCGATACGACGCCCCAGCACAGTGCGATAATTAGAACCGTTGTTCTAATTGAGAATCCTGTGCGGAGTCTTCAGCGTTTGCGCGCTTCGACGACTCGGGTGACGTCGCCGTCACCAAGCATGTCGACCGCGTGCACGGTCACCTCGACAACGCCGAGTTTGTGCAGCACCCGATCCGCCTTGGCAACTTCTTCTTCGGCTCGCTGACCCTTCTGCGCGAGCAACCGCCCTCCCGGGGCGACCAACGGCATGCAGAACTGGGCCAACCGGTCCAGGGCCGCCACCGCCCGCGCGGTCACCGCATCCACGAGCAGGCGGCCATGCAACTCCTCCGCACGCACCTGGTGCACGGTCACGTTGTCGAGGTCGAGCTCCTCACCCACCTCACGCAACCACTCGACCCGGCGCTGCATCGGCTCCACCAGATGCACCTCCAGGTCCGGTCGCATCAGCGCGAGCACCACGCCCGGGAGGCCCGCACCCGAGCCAACGTCAGCGAGTGATCCCGTCTCGGGAAGGAACTGTGCAACGGCGGCAGAATTCAGCACATGCCGCGTCCACAGCTTCGGCAGCTCCCGCGGACCGATCAGGCCACGGAGCTCACCCTCCTGAGCCAGCAGGTCAGCGAAATGCGCGACACCGCCCCAGCCCAGGCCAAGGATCTCGCGACTTCGCGCATCGTCCACCGCCACACCCTCAGGCGCGTTCTCATTCATCTCCCGATCCAGAACGGCTCAGCTCCCTGCGCGAATCACCACGTGCCGATTCGGCTCGGCACCCTCGGAGTCACTGACCAGGCCCGCAGCAGCAACGGCATCGTGGACCACTTTGCGCTCGAACGGATTCATCGGCTTGAGCGCCGCGTCCTCACCGTTCTCACGCACCTGCGCGATCGCTTCCTCGGCGAGCGTCGTCAGTTCCTGGCGCCGGTTGTTGCGAAAGCCGGCGACATCGAGCATCAACCGACTGCGGTCACCGGTCTTCGCCTGGACCGCCAGCCGGGTCAGCTCCTGGA is a genomic window of Ruania zhangjianzhongii containing:
- the rsmG gene encoding 16S rRNA (guanine(527)-N(7))-methyltransferase RsmG, coding for MNENAPEGVAVDDARSREILGLGWGGVAHFADLLAQEGELRGLIGPRELPKLWTRHVLNSAAVAQFLPETGSLADVGSGAGLPGVVLALMRPDLEVHLVEPMQRRVEWLREVGEELDLDNVTVHQVRAEELHGRLLVDAVTARAVAALDRLAQFCMPLVAPGGRLLAQKGQRAEEEVAKADRVLHKLGVVEVTVHAVDMLGDGDVTRVVEARKR
- a CDS encoding protein jag — protein: MTNETAAQSEPELKPETEEPQNGRAGLEEEGEIAADYLEELLDIADLDGDIDIDVDHGRAAVAVVTEDSDDGLDSLVGKKGEVLDALQELTRLAVQAKTGDRSRLMLDVAGFRNNRRQELTTLAEEAIAQVRENGEDAALKPMNPFERKVVHDAVAAAGLVSDSEGAEPNRHVVIRAGS